In a single window of the Arenicella chitinivorans genome:
- a CDS encoding efflux transporter outer membrane subunit, translated as MKTLIRLTGWLGLSLVVSGCATFGPHHSTPDTESLLSDGVLVADYQNSEKVLTEWWTAFHDDRLSELVSQALQHNRDLKALSSNVKASRANLRLARLDRIPADQISASATESRQSAAAVGQSEAFSDTELYSVSFAPQWDLDLFGRLSRQIEISKSNYEAQLMQLRGLQLMVIGDVASNYFQLQSLLSERDTLQRNIGLQKESLRIAEVLLEYGRGIEVDVLNARAQLQSSQAAMPPIDASISQTQARLAVLTGRAPGALQQGLASISTASYINHALPIGELSELIRRQPSIRAAERKLASSVSEVGLAVSSMFPQVSLVGSVGYSAQQSEQLFEDNALQFSFGPTLSWSLSNLVLGKQRINAAEHRSQAAFAEYENSVLFALEDLNAALANQKAARDRQPLLDSALSDSRESARIAKVQYEFGASPLRELIDAELKLLQAELAAKRGVYEIIIAQISVFRALGAG; from the coding sequence ATGAAAACGCTAATTCGTCTTACTGGGTGGCTTGGCCTAAGCCTTGTCGTTAGTGGCTGCGCAACATTTGGCCCGCACCATTCAACGCCTGATACTGAGTCCCTGTTATCCGACGGCGTGTTGGTGGCTGATTATCAAAATAGCGAAAAGGTGCTAACCGAATGGTGGACAGCGTTTCACGATGACCGCCTATCGGAGTTGGTTAGCCAAGCCTTACAACACAATCGAGATTTAAAGGCACTCAGCTCGAATGTTAAGGCGTCCCGCGCAAATCTGAGACTCGCAAGATTAGACCGAATCCCCGCAGACCAAATAAGCGCGTCCGCCACCGAGTCTAGACAATCGGCAGCGGCCGTCGGTCAATCTGAAGCGTTTAGTGATACCGAGCTGTACTCGGTCAGTTTTGCGCCGCAATGGGATTTGGATCTATTTGGTAGGTTGTCGCGACAGATCGAAATTTCCAAGAGCAACTATGAAGCTCAATTGATGCAACTGCGCGGTTTGCAATTAATGGTAATCGGCGACGTAGCAAGCAACTATTTCCAACTCCAATCGCTGTTATCCGAACGTGATACGCTGCAACGCAATATTGGTTTACAGAAAGAAAGTCTCAGGATTGCCGAAGTATTGCTGGAGTACGGTCGAGGTATTGAAGTCGATGTTCTCAATGCACGAGCTCAGCTCCAATCGAGCCAGGCCGCTATGCCGCCTATTGACGCGTCTATCTCACAAACCCAAGCGCGATTAGCGGTATTGACAGGCCGCGCGCCAGGCGCTTTGCAGCAAGGGCTAGCTTCGATCAGTACGGCTTCTTATATCAATCACGCGCTGCCTATTGGTGAGTTATCAGAGCTGATTCGTCGCCAGCCGAGCATACGGGCAGCTGAGCGCAAATTAGCTAGCTCGGTCAGTGAAGTCGGTTTGGCCGTATCATCGATGTTTCCACAAGTGTCACTTGTAGGTTCGGTAGGTTATTCAGCACAGCAGTCGGAACAATTGTTTGAAGACAACGCGTTACAATTTTCATTTGGGCCCACCTTGTCTTGGTCATTGAGCAACCTCGTGCTGGGGAAACAGCGGATAAATGCAGCTGAGCACCGCTCACAGGCCGCGTTTGCTGAGTATGAAAACAGTGTGTTGTTCGCGCTGGAAGACCTGAATGCGGCGCTCGCAAATCAAAAAGCCGCTCGAGACCGTCAACCGTTATTGGACTCCGCGCTGAGCGATTCACGAGAGTCGGCGCGGATCGCCAAGGTACAATACGAGTTTGGCGCGTCGCCCTTGCGTGAATTAATTGATGCTGAACTTAAGTTATTGCAAGCTGAACTGGCGGCAAAACGCGGTGTGTACGAGATCATTATTGCGCAAATCTCGGTATTTAGAGCTTTAGGCGCTGGTTAA
- a CDS encoding DUF4145 domain-containing protein produces MNETPSTCPICHYSIAPIDLSTSTFTDVWVDNKTHLDMAFQCTNPKCKRMFIAIYERESKHKSDPHAAYLLQGCAPKVYESPTVSSEIAEISPGFVKIYNQSNVAEQVGLTDICGVGYRKALEFLLKDYCISKDREKTASIKGSTLNQVIQNFISKTELKIAAQRAVWLGNDETHYDRVWLDQDIDDLKALIDLTSAWIRDEILTQQYMNTMTRGNT; encoded by the coding sequence TTGAATGAGACGCCATCCACTTGTCCCATTTGTCATTATTCTATTGCGCCAATTGATCTTTCAACTTCCACATTCACCGATGTTTGGGTAGACAACAAGACGCACCTTGATATGGCATTCCAGTGCACTAATCCTAAGTGCAAAAGAATGTTTATAGCCATATACGAACGTGAATCTAAACATAAGTCAGATCCCCATGCTGCATACCTACTACAAGGCTGTGCGCCAAAGGTGTACGAATCACCAACAGTATCTTCAGAGATTGCAGAAATATCTCCAGGTTTTGTAAAAATATATAACCAATCCAACGTTGCTGAACAAGTGGGTCTTACGGATATATGCGGTGTGGGCTACAGGAAGGCTCTTGAATTTTTACTCAAAGACTATTGTATAAGTAAGGACCGGGAGAAAACTGCTTCAATCAAGGGCTCAACACTAAACCAAGTGATTCAAAATTTTATTTCTAAAACCGAGTTGAAAATAGCTGCACAACGCGCAGTATGGTTAGGAAATGATGAGACTCACTATGATAGAGTGTGGCTTGATCAAGACATCGATGATCTAAAGGCTTTGATTGATCTAACATCCGCTTGGATTCGGGATGAAATTTTAACTCAGCAATACATGAACACTATGACGAGAGGTAACACTTGA
- a CDS encoding DUF6928 family protein, producing MGAKTWMIVYSDDQPSNKFKRYPKPDLEKTISLLNRLFPNEKLEKTDDGDLSFTCPPNDMIFAGHFDGISVVAAKEFGIDNPSKIDRRFISESPFKKAYIHAMHSVVDWFAFAKWEDRELTRSLSLSPDSGIIEDFGEKFEFELPYWKGAHPAIDRSEEDDEEYPFKFHPLELGEEFLKELFGYQLEGFEGSELIEPEKIRLYGFKRPKPWWRLW from the coding sequence ATGGGAGCAAAGACATGGATGATTGTTTATTCAGATGATCAACCATCTAATAAATTTAAGCGCTATCCAAAACCGGATTTGGAGAAGACGATATCCCTATTGAATCGCTTATTTCCGAATGAAAAACTCGAAAAAACTGACGATGGGGATTTATCTTTTACCTGTCCTCCTAATGACATGATCTTTGCCGGACACTTTGATGGGATTTCGGTAGTGGCCGCGAAAGAGTTCGGTATAGACAACCCGTCAAAAATAGATAGGCGTTTTATATCAGAGTCTCCATTTAAAAAAGCCTACATACATGCCATGCACAGTGTTGTTGATTGGTTTGCATTTGCTAAATGGGAAGATCGTGAGCTCACCCGATCTCTTAGCCTTTCGCCCGACAGCGGAATCATAGAGGACTTCGGAGAAAAGTTTGAGTTTGAACTTCCATATTGGAAGGGCGCTCATCCAGCCATTGATCGGAGTGAAGAAGATGACGAGGAATACCCGTTCAAATTTCACCCGTTAGAGCTTGGAGAAGAATTTTTAAAGGAGTTATTTGGGTATCAATTAGAGGGCTTTGAAGGCTCGGAATTAATTGAACCCGAAAAAATTAGGCTCTATGGCTTTAAACGGCCTAAACCTTGGTGGAGGCTATGGTAA
- a CDS encoding AAA family ATPase: protein MEKGELVFFCGKMGAGKSTKAAEVARDKNAVLLSEDEWLESLYPNKVRSLEDYIKYSNLLKPQIKKLVQSILASGTDVVMDFPANTVAQRAWFRGIFSEVGAPHRMMYLDKPDDVCLAQIAKRRIEQPNRADTDTAEMFEAITKFFSEPKSVEGFNITTIV from the coding sequence ATGGAAAAAGGAGAATTAGTATTTTTCTGTGGGAAGATGGGAGCAGGAAAATCTACCAAAGCTGCTGAAGTCGCACGGGATAAGAATGCAGTGTTGCTTTCTGAGGATGAATGGCTGGAGTCGCTGTATCCGAACAAAGTTAGGTCGCTAGAGGACTATATAAAATACTCAAACCTGCTTAAGCCCCAGATTAAGAAATTGGTGCAATCAATTTTGGCCTCAGGAACAGATGTGGTAATGGACTTTCCGGCCAACACGGTTGCACAACGAGCGTGGTTTAGAGGGATTTTCTCTGAGGTAGGTGCACCGCACCGCATGATGTATCTCGATAAGCCAGATGATGTCTGCCTCGCGCAAATTGCTAAAAGACGTATTGAACAGCCCAATCGCGCTGATACGGATACAGCAGAAATGTTTGAGGCTATTACAAAGTTTTTTTCAGAGCCAAAGTCTGTAGAGGGCTTTAACATAACCACGATCGTGTAA
- a CDS encoding ATP-dependent nuclease, whose protein sequence is MRLAKAFIRNFRRLEEVEVDFEDSETVFVGPNNSGKTSATSVFRCFLSSRDFKIHDFSIQRISEIDQYSPEGGIAFPTIELDLWFDFDPQNISFGRAFALLSSVSIETYEVGIRCKYAVDDISKLWTEYNTIFPSDDDGNRKRSLSHFLGLDGNFKSHFSVQYSSLSRLESGEVEETILKFSDGKRILNSLVRADFVDAQRNMNDDEEASRSSKLSTAFASFYRNNLDQADISDAAIQIIDENNEKLTEHYGEHFGELMDVLDGLGVPAAHERRLKIISSISADVALRGSTDLVYIDTVTAHELPEAYNGLGFKNLVLMAIQIRDFQLQWLQTLENRPLCHLIFVEEPEVHLHAQVQQTFIGNIWNILNNLDEDGIGSPQLVITTHSSHILNSVDFEKVRYFRRCHRSGEDPAVSPILRVSEIHNLRDFQASAVATDDGEVDAVAALDFLKRYLALIHCDLFFADAAILIEGTVERLLLPQMITKTSPSLNMKYLTTLEVGGAYAHRFAELMTFLHIPYLVITDIDSVKPPEGGGRAKACCAVDTGAVTSNASLKDMFVGKLLISDFNEIPAQDQSQTELDRFVAFQQPVAVDFLGENITVHGRTLEETFIYENIQLFGEGEVFKSVVLPAVAEELNQSMFELIRESSFKKTDFALTVLSSDDWQVPLYIREGLKWLEQRLQSQDQAIEEVVI, encoded by the coding sequence ATGAGATTAGCTAAAGCCTTTATTAGAAATTTTCGTCGCCTTGAAGAGGTCGAAGTAGATTTCGAGGATTCTGAAACTGTTTTTGTCGGGCCAAATAATAGTGGGAAGACTTCGGCAACCAGTGTGTTCCGGTGTTTTTTATCTTCTAGGGATTTTAAGATTCATGATTTCTCAATTCAACGCATCTCAGAGATTGACCAATATTCACCAGAAGGCGGTATAGCTTTTCCCACCATAGAGCTTGATCTTTGGTTCGACTTTGACCCCCAAAACATCTCTTTCGGTCGCGCTTTTGCCTTGCTTTCAAGTGTCTCCATAGAAACATATGAGGTTGGCATCCGCTGCAAGTATGCAGTAGATGACATTTCTAAATTATGGACTGAATATAACACCATTTTCCCAAGTGATGATGACGGTAACCGAAAAAGGAGCCTAAGCCACTTTCTAGGCCTTGATGGTAACTTTAAAAGCCATTTTTCCGTCCAGTACTCTTCACTTTCAAGACTGGAGAGCGGTGAGGTTGAGGAAACAATACTCAAGTTTTCTGATGGCAAACGTATATTGAATTCTTTGGTGCGAGCAGACTTTGTTGATGCCCAACGAAATATGAATGATGATGAAGAAGCTAGTCGTAGCAGTAAACTCTCCACCGCGTTTGCTTCTTTCTATCGCAACAACTTAGACCAAGCTGATATTAGCGATGCGGCCATACAAATTATCGACGAGAACAACGAAAAACTCACAGAACATTACGGTGAGCATTTCGGGGAGCTTATGGATGTATTGGATGGATTGGGCGTACCTGCAGCACATGAACGCCGATTAAAAATAATTTCATCTATCAGTGCAGATGTTGCACTGCGAGGCAGTACAGACTTAGTCTACATAGATACAGTAACTGCTCATGAACTTCCCGAGGCATATAATGGCTTGGGGTTCAAAAACCTGGTGCTAATGGCGATCCAGATCCGGGATTTTCAGCTGCAGTGGTTGCAAACCCTAGAGAACCGACCATTATGCCACCTAATCTTTGTCGAAGAACCCGAGGTACATTTACACGCTCAGGTTCAACAAACATTCATCGGTAATATATGGAATATTCTTAACAATCTCGATGAAGATGGAATTGGTAGCCCACAGCTTGTTATTACAACGCATTCATCACATATTCTAAACTCTGTTGATTTTGAAAAAGTCAGGTATTTCCGACGGTGTCATCGCTCAGGAGAAGATCCTGCTGTGTCTCCAATTCTACGCGTGTCGGAGATACATAACCTAAGAGACTTTCAAGCTTCAGCAGTCGCTACGGATGACGGTGAAGTAGATGCGGTTGCTGCTCTTGATTTTTTAAAACGCTATCTAGCTCTAATCCATTGCGATCTCTTTTTCGCTGACGCCGCAATATTGATTGAAGGCACTGTGGAGCGGCTTCTTCTGCCACAGATGATCACGAAGACATCACCGAGCTTGAACATGAAGTATCTCACTACGCTAGAAGTTGGCGGAGCGTATGCTCATCGGTTCGCTGAACTAATGACCTTCCTACACATTCCCTACTTGGTTATCACCGACATAGACTCCGTTAAGCCTCCAGAAGGTGGCGGCCGAGCCAAAGCCTGCTGTGCTGTTGATACTGGTGCAGTGACTTCTAATGCTAGCCTCAAAGATATGTTCGTGGGAAAACTTTTGATCAGTGATTTCAATGAAATTCCCGCCCAGGATCAGTCGCAGACTGAACTTGATCGTTTTGTTGCTTTTCAGCAGCCTGTTGCAGTAGATTTTTTAGGCGAGAATATAACGGTTCATGGTCGAACTTTAGAGGAGACGTTCATCTATGAAAATATCCAACTCTTTGGTGAAGGAGAAGTGTTCAAAAGCGTTGTGCTCCCTGCTGTAGCCGAAGAGTTGAATCAGTCAATGTTCGAGCTCATTCGAGAATCGAGCTTCAAGAAAACCGATTTTGCACTTACAGTCCTGTCTTCTGATGATTGGCAAGTACCTTTATACATCCGTGAGGGATTGAAATGGCTTGAACAGAGGCTACAAAGCCAAGATCAGGCAATTGAGGAGGTTGTTATATGA
- a CDS encoding UvrD-helicase domain-containing protein, with protein MTKLLEPTKADKEIEECLLAAQSFSVVAGAGSGKTTSLVTALNFLRDEFGSDLRKNGQKIVCITYTKRATAVIEERLGFDELYLVSTIHSFLWSSISRFTKDIRIALRDNLIPTHIAKAREKDNGGNSQSAQRARARVAELTAELELLDQVTTFKYDESQFSSFSKGQIGHDDVIDLAAYLISENLILQRGLGFQFPYIFVDEAQDTFDSVIAAFNTICSGEGLPMVAYFGDPMQQIYDNGAGVFDGPAGFRSIEKEENFRSATSIVALTNKLRTDIQQTPAGESALNVGSVLLTLIETEAPAGHRGRYTPEQLDQSLSKFDEALQYIGWQNNEKAKRLFLVRQMIARRLGFSLLQNLFTGVYASNKAQAEYIDGSHFLVKPFIKSLCPLIVSKQSGNNKQIVDLLREETPAFDILGINKDRPLKEMLERANSLVNDLSEMWAERPIGDILRYAKENRLCAISDRLAATLDREPRVEAYDNAIHAEEKSDWLADEFLSMSTNELLPYYGFVSDHTALSTQHGSKGEEYEDVLVVFDDIEASWNMYSFNKLLTPAAAGDGTEGQLARSRKLAYVCFSRARMNLRIFLFCQDAVAARAELVESELLDSEQVQILPSR; from the coding sequence ATGACCAAATTGCTCGAGCCGACTAAAGCAGATAAGGAAATCGAAGAATGTCTTTTGGCGGCTCAGTCTTTTTCTGTAGTAGCGGGAGCCGGTTCTGGGAAGACAACTTCACTCGTGACGGCACTAAATTTTCTTCGCGATGAATTTGGAAGTGATTTAAGGAAAAATGGTCAGAAAATCGTTTGTATTACCTATACAAAGCGAGCAACCGCTGTAATTGAGGAACGGCTCGGATTCGACGAACTTTACTTAGTTTCAACAATTCATAGTTTCCTTTGGAGTTCCATCAGCCGATTTACGAAAGATATTCGTATAGCTCTTCGTGATAACCTCATTCCAACCCATATCGCAAAAGCACGCGAAAAAGACAATGGTGGTAACTCTCAATCCGCCCAGAGAGCACGCGCTCGAGTTGCAGAATTGACGGCAGAATTAGAACTTTTAGATCAAGTTACCACGTTTAAGTACGATGAGAGCCAATTTAGCAGCTTTTCTAAAGGGCAAATCGGTCATGATGACGTAATCGACTTAGCTGCATACTTGATTTCCGAAAATCTTATTTTGCAACGTGGGCTTGGTTTCCAGTTTCCATACATTTTTGTCGATGAAGCACAGGATACCTTTGATAGTGTTATTGCTGCATTCAATACAATTTGTTCTGGTGAAGGTCTTCCGATGGTTGCCTATTTTGGCGACCCTATGCAGCAGATTTATGATAATGGAGCTGGTGTATTTGATGGGCCAGCAGGGTTCCGATCAATAGAGAAAGAAGAAAATTTTCGATCGGCTACATCAATCGTTGCGCTGACTAATAAACTTAGGACTGACATTCAGCAGACGCCCGCTGGCGAAAGCGCCTTGAATGTAGGCAGTGTGTTACTGACTTTGATTGAAACAGAAGCTCCTGCTGGGCATCGTGGAAGGTATACACCCGAACAATTAGACCAGTCTCTATCGAAGTTTGATGAAGCCCTACAATACATCGGTTGGCAGAATAATGAGAAAGCTAAAAGACTGTTCTTGGTGCGCCAGATGATTGCAAGGCGCCTTGGGTTCTCATTACTACAAAATCTATTCACAGGAGTTTATGCCTCAAACAAAGCACAAGCTGAGTATATCGATGGGAGCCATTTCTTAGTTAAGCCATTTATCAAATCGCTATGTCCTTTGATAGTGTCAAAGCAGAGCGGCAACAATAAACAGATTGTTGATCTGTTACGGGAAGAGACGCCTGCTTTCGATATATTAGGCATAAATAAAGACCGCCCTCTTAAGGAGATGCTAGAGAGGGCTAATAGTCTTGTAAACGACCTTTCCGAAATGTGGGCTGAACGTCCAATTGGAGATATCTTGAGGTATGCAAAAGAAAATCGACTTTGCGCTATTTCTGACCGTTTGGCAGCAACATTAGATAGAGAGCCAAGAGTTGAGGCTTACGATAACGCGATTCACGCTGAAGAAAAATCTGATTGGTTAGCCGACGAATTTTTATCAATGTCAACGAATGAGCTCCTCCCATATTACGGTTTCGTTTCTGACCACACGGCACTCAGTACTCAGCACGGATCAAAAGGGGAAGAATACGAAGATGTCTTAGTTGTTTTTGATGATATCGAAGCCAGCTGGAACATGTACAGCTTCAATAAGCTTCTGACGCCCGCTGCTGCTGGAGATGGCACAGAAGGTCAATTAGCACGTAGCAGGAAATTGGCATACGTTTGCTTTTCACGAGCTCGTATGAACCTTAGAATATTTCTTTTTTGTCAGGATGCAGTAGCCGCTCGTGCTGAACTTGTCGAAAGTGAGTTATTAGATAGCGAGCAGGTGCAAATATTGCCTTCGAGATGA
- a CDS encoding mechanosensitive ion channel family protein produces MSDANTNNVDSDSNPLAPAIDATNEVVSQVPQFIDLLPSSWQPYWHFVQKYPIVEALAILFVFWTAAFLIRRYVIQAIEKLSSKTKSSLDDEIIYEIRGPIFSIVIWFGLIVATQSTGFTEGAYRFITPIALSMILLALTRMALVISSKVITTVSRDPVRFKKLDIRTEPLLIITTKIVIMLVSAYLVLMVWGINPVGLLASAGIVGIAVGFAAKDTLANLFSGVFILADRPYKLGDYVILDSGERGQVTHIGIRSTRLLTRDDVEVTVPNGVIGNAKIVNESGGSHTAMRIRLNVQCAYDADLDEVESMLMKLTEDEPEINAHPAPRVRVRGFGQSGIDVQLMGWITQPADRGRISHIMFKKIHAAFRAHGLEIPYPKRDITIKRES; encoded by the coding sequence ATGAGTGACGCAAACACCAATAACGTCGACAGTGACTCAAATCCACTCGCGCCGGCTATTGATGCCACCAACGAGGTCGTGAGTCAGGTCCCCCAGTTTATCGACCTGCTACCCAGCAGCTGGCAACCGTATTGGCACTTTGTACAAAAGTACCCCATTGTTGAAGCACTGGCGATCCTGTTCGTGTTCTGGACCGCCGCCTTTCTGATACGTCGCTACGTCATTCAGGCTATTGAAAAGCTCTCATCCAAAACCAAGAGCAGTCTCGACGACGAGATCATTTACGAAATCCGTGGACCGATTTTTTCCATCGTTATTTGGTTTGGCTTAATTGTCGCCACGCAATCCACCGGCTTCACCGAAGGCGCGTATCGCTTCATCACACCCATTGCCTTGTCGATGATCCTACTCGCGCTCACACGCATGGCGCTGGTGATTTCAAGCAAGGTGATTACCACCGTCTCGCGCGACCCGGTGCGCTTCAAAAAGCTCGATATCCGCACCGAACCGTTACTGATCATCACCACCAAGATCGTGATCATGCTGGTGTCGGCGTACCTGGTGCTGATGGTGTGGGGAATCAATCCAGTCGGATTACTCGCCTCAGCCGGTATCGTCGGTATCGCGGTTGGTTTCGCCGCCAAAGACACCTTAGCCAACCTATTTTCAGGTGTGTTCATTCTGGCTGACCGCCCGTATAAACTCGGCGACTACGTGATCCTCGACAGCGGTGAACGCGGCCAAGTAACCCACATCGGCATACGCAGCACACGCTTACTCACACGCGACGACGTGGAGGTCACGGTTCCCAACGGCGTCATCGGCAACGCCAAAATCGTCAATGAAAGCGGCGGCTCGCACACCGCCATGCGAATTCGACTCAACGTGCAATGCGCGTATGACGCCGATTTAGACGAAGTCGAATCCATGCTCATGAAACTGACTGAAGACGAACCCGAAATCAACGCACACCCAGCGCCACGCGTGCGTGTTCGAGGATTTGGACAAAGCGGAATCGACGTGCAACTCATGGGCTGGATAACCCAACCCGCAGACCGCGGCCGCATCAGTCACATCATGTTCAAAAAAATCCACGCCGCCTTCCGTGCCCACGGATTAGAAATACCGTATCCAAAGCGAGATATTACGATCAAGCGAGAGTCTTGA
- a CDS encoding lysophospholipid acyltransferase family protein, with protein sequence MIKFRSILFYLGKALSTVPFFFVSVIALLVPPRRRSELIAGWARFVTWWLKVTCGLSHTIEGLENLPERPCVLACAHSSTWETITTQTFLPPLAWVLKKELLSIPVFGLGLRATGPIAIDRRDSKNALDQVIDQGLEKFKEGRYVLIFPEGTRTPWGAKGRYKKGAARLAIAANVPIIPIAHDAGKYWSTKSWWIKPGKIRCIFGPEISVKDKTDTQITQEIQDWIEAQDL encoded by the coding sequence ATGATTAAGTTTCGTTCTATCCTGTTTTATTTGGGTAAGGCACTCTCAACCGTTCCCTTTTTTTTCGTATCAGTGATCGCGCTGTTGGTACCGCCACGACGCCGATCAGAACTGATTGCTGGCTGGGCACGCTTTGTGACCTGGTGGTTAAAAGTCACCTGCGGCTTGTCGCACACCATCGAAGGTCTTGAAAACTTACCAGAGCGGCCGTGCGTATTAGCCTGCGCGCACTCCTCCACTTGGGAAACCATCACCACGCAAACGTTCCTGCCACCACTCGCCTGGGTGTTAAAGAAAGAATTATTAAGCATTCCGGTGTTCGGCCTTGGCTTACGCGCCACTGGCCCGATTGCGATTGACCGACGCGACAGCAAAAACGCGCTGGACCAAGTCATCGATCAAGGCTTAGAAAAATTTAAAGAAGGTCGTTATGTGCTGATTTTCCCAGAAGGCACACGCACACCCTGGGGCGCAAAAGGCCGCTACAAAAAAGGCGCTGCTCGCTTAGCCATTGCCGCTAACGTGCCGATCATCCCAATTGCACATGACGCTGGCAAATACTGGTCCACCAAAAGCTGGTGGATTAAGCCCGGCAAGATTCGCTGCATCTTTGGTCCCGAAATCAGCGTGAAAGACAAAACTGACACCCAAATCACCCAGGAAATTCAAGACTGGATCGAAGCACAGGATTTATAA
- the gmhB gene encoding D-glycero-beta-D-manno-heptose 1,7-bisphosphate 7-phosphatase has protein sequence MPGVKLVILDRDGVINQDSADFIKSPDEWLPIKGSLEAIARLSQAGVDVVVLTNQSGVGRGLLTANTLGRIHVRMVDYVQQFGGKIQSILFCPHHPDEQCNCRKPKTGLYEELANRLNLSFDDVYSVGDSLRDLQAAQSAGAKPVLVKTGNGRQTLKQITQDEDTHFEDLLVFDNLAGFVDALLAGQLAHD, from the coding sequence ATGCCCGGCGTCAAACTCGTCATATTGGATCGCGATGGCGTGATCAATCAGGATTCGGCGGATTTTATTAAGTCCCCGGATGAATGGCTGCCGATCAAGGGCAGTTTGGAGGCGATCGCACGCTTATCGCAGGCCGGTGTGGATGTGGTGGTGCTCACCAACCAATCGGGTGTTGGTCGTGGTTTACTGACCGCCAACACCTTAGGGCGCATCCACGTGCGCATGGTGGATTACGTACAGCAGTTCGGCGGCAAAATACAAAGCATCTTGTTTTGTCCACACCATCCGGATGAACAGTGCAACTGCCGCAAGCCTAAAACGGGCTTATATGAAGAATTGGCTAATCGCCTCAACCTGTCGTTTGACGACGTCTACAGTGTCGGTGACTCGTTGCGAGACCTGCAAGCCGCGCAATCCGCGGGCGCCAAACCCGTGTTGGTAAAAACCGGCAACGGTCGCCAGACGCTTAAACAGATCACGCAGGACGAGGACACTCACTTCGAAGATCTCTTAGTATTCGACAACCTGGCGGGCTTCGTAGACGCATTGCTGGCCGGACAGTTAGCTCATGATTAA